TCCTAAACATGCATGGACATTTGAGATTGGGCCACATATAGGGTCGAGCCTAGCTTTAGAGGACTTCTCTAGGGGTCTAGTGCAGACCCTTGGAAGATTGTGGGAATGGCACAAGTCAATTGCAAGATGGCTCACATCTTTCAATTGACACTACTGTTGACATCCCATGACAACCCTACAGGTCATGCCTTGACATGCCCCGGTGGCCCCATGAACCACCAGCATGTCCAGCACCATTAGCGTGCCCAGTcgcccatcaacaagcccacaGGTGTGCCATGGCATGCCCCTAATAGCTCTAAGGACATGTCATGGCCCTCGCCATGGCATGCTCTTAACAACATCGCTAGCATGCCATGGTCGATTGCCATGGCACACTTATGTTAGACGCATAGACATGCCATGGTACGCCTAGGACATCCCAGCTACCTATGTCAGTCAGTGCTTTGCAGGCAAGGCAGGTGGCATGCCCACGAGGCATGCCATCCAGAGCATAGttccagcccgtgccttgcagcCTCAGCGCCCAGACCTTCagtgtaacgcccgtccttgtggtgggaccTTTTCAgttcgattttgataaaaatcgatAAGAATTAcgattcttttaaaatttcttttccattcatgccaggatacaaaagactcaatgctataaataaaattcattttcttaattaaaaattatagcggaaaacattaaactttcataattaaagtttctcgtaTACAACATCTTACCTAGGCCTTTGTGCCCTTCCCCTTTGGCTATGTCTGTCTTAACctatcatgctcatcttgtgcctgggagggcacacataaaaactaaaatgagttgatgacttgtaagcattacttcataccaTTAAActataataacatagatttccagtcatgcatttatcattccGTACATACATAATACTTAGCACGCATAcatctttcttttcgtttgaaaacgttgcgaggtggggtttttttttaaaacatgctttcttctttaaaacaattCCCCACGCATCACTGCCTTCATTTTTTGAAGAGTCTTTTTATGCATTGATCtttttacgtacattcatgcatacatacatacatattgcTCGCTGTATTCCTTTGGTTTTGAATAGTTCTAAATGGAGAGTTAAAGAAggagatatttatttttggtatgataaatggCGGGATAATGGTCctttgataaatgaattgcCTCTTGTGGGTCAACCTTTGATAAAAATCAAAGAATGCCGGTTGTCTGATGGATGGGATGTGAACTTGCTTGAAAATTTAGTGGGATTAGAGAATGTTGATGATATCCTTGTCTCCTTATCCGGTCCTAATTCGGGTAAGGATGTTCTTGTCTGGACCCAATCAGAGGAAGGGTTGTTTTCTGTTCAGTCTGCATGACAGTGTATTAGAGTCAGAGGCACTTCTTTTGAATGGCAttcttggatttggcataatAGTCTTCCTCTAAAAATGTCTATTCTTTTCGGGAAGGCTTGGCATAAGGCTTTGAGTGTTGATGATAGGCTACGTCGAGTTGGTATCCCTATTGTCTCCAAATGTGATTGTTGCTGTGTTGGTCACTATGAGGACATAAATCATGTTCTATTTGAGGGcgattttccaagaaaaatttGGTTAACATTCTCTAATCTTTTTGGGTTACCAATGGGTAGAAATTGGGAACAACATGTTTCCTCTTGGTTCCGACGTGCTAAGTCATCTTCTCAGGTGGGGTATATTGTGGGCCTCATGCCTGTCATTATTACTTGGAGACTTTGGAGGCAAAGATGTCTAGCACGAATGGAGGGTTCTTTAGAATCCTATGATATGGTTATTAAGTCAATATCTTTTTGGGTTCGATCGCTTGGTCTGATGGGTGAAAAGTTTCATACTTTATCTCGCTTTGATGGTATGATCCTGGAGGCTTTATGCATTAGACCAATGCCTTTAAAAGAAAGGACTTGTAAAGTGGTGCAGTGGCATAAATCCCCATTAGGATGGTTTAAATTGAACACAAATGGTAGTAGTCTTGGGAACCCGGGCTCTTGTGGTACGGGTGGTGTTATTCGCCATGCTACTGGACAACTAGTGAAAGCCTTTGCCTCTCCTAGTGGTATGGGTTCTAATAATAAAGCAGAACTCCTTGCTCTCTTATATGGTCTGCGGGAGTGCACTTCTCTCCATCTTTCTAATGTAATAGTAGAGGTTGACTCTATGGTGATTATTTCGTGGTGGCATAGAGGTCATTGTGGGGTTTGGTATTTGGAGGATTATTGGGATGAAATTGTTGTTTTAGCCCATTCCATTAATTGTAAATTCCAACATGTCCTACGAGAGGGTAACAAAGTAGCGGACTGGTTGGCTAAAGCTGGTGCGGTTGGAGTTTCTTCAGATTATTCTAATACTTCTTCCATGCCTCGGGTTCTCAGAGGCTTGATTCGGTTAGATTTATTAGGGATTCCTTCTATACGTTGTTGTTAAGGttcgtttgttttttttttttgttagtgtttctttttgttttgtttacagATGTTTTTTTGttaccacggttttcctccgccataagtgagggttttattaataaacttgggcGGGCATCACTATTGGACATGTGATTGCTcactcttctttaaaaaaaaataaataaaaaaaaatacatacttacATTCGTGCGtttatcttttcttacttacgtacattcatacATTCAACctttccatacatacatgcatcctttcttaacatgcatccattctttcttttcactttcattggccatagcACACTGTTACTCCTCGTGTGCTAagttagcagtcttttggacctgattccgcctGTGGCCAtgagttgggaatccattccgtcaaggtgcagcactgggtgcactaccagtactacttacccagcatTACAATCTGCCCCATCCAATCTATtcatttggtaccatttccattccagtccatgtggcccttacgtattttcatacatcatacattcagtccgttcatttctttatagtcctttcctttcctttacagtccattctttcatttcagTTCTTACCTTTCTTACAGTTTTTACAGTTCTTCGGTTCATAAcagttttaattaagaaaaagggttttctctcctttattttgtaaaagtcattttaaaagaagttttctcttcttttaagagagggaaaataattttctttcttttcttttaagaaaatttgtttagaaagagtcatttttaGGAGAgagagtatttaaaaaaatctgttttctttcttttcttttctttcttttcatttcaatttcactccttaaagcttcatttcgttcttttcatgaacatacatacaatacgtactacttatagcatccattcacatgcatacacgtacatactttgggtgtgCAAAAAGGGACTGCCAAGGAAGGCCGCtatatacttatacttgaaaacttacgtttcatttcttcttctttcataaAACATGTATTCGTGGAGAAAatgtttgttttccttttagagaaaagctTTCGTCTTTTTCTTCGTTTGTATAtagaaaaactctagaagagtatgaacgtaatacttacctggacttcatgtcatactcaatccatgcagtccattcgtgtgcgtgtcagatggcaacctacatgcatacacataaccttacgtcatcatctatctaatgcataaggaactattttaaaaatagaactatgcctcacttggaacactctccgtccatccctgggctcttacgtaccatttactatgctaaaactttcgGGCCTTATTCCTTAAAAGTGAAACtttgtgattcaccttagggtgaAGACACTAAAACCTCCATCCCGTTCTTCTATTTGCACaatccgacgcatgattccgACTGATAGAGTCATGCGTCTCAACCTTAGACTACTTACTCTTTCACTACCTTTACGTATCTTGGCCCATACTacatcctcattcccatccagacaggctacatgaattcaagccaacatTGGGGCTAAAACACTATGTAACCATACTAAGGACAgcttacccattatatatggtgaacCTGCCCGACACATGTGTCTCGCTAGAGGcacatgtatctcatccccttttatcacctgaGAGTAACTTATAGCTCTAATGAATGCTCGCTTGTATAAataagctccatactccaacaccaacttgctcagacccggttgataggactcttcctacttcccggacctatacaagttcatcccaacacttgataagaGAGGATTACAttcacaaatgcacctctgtcacgtcacgtaGTTCGAGACTAATCTCGAGTCACATCAtgatacccatcatgcttccgctgcacactctgatacttttccaccacttccttatactcttagccatagtcaatCACAAGGGGACACCCGTCACTTCGGACTACAGGCCATATCACCACTActttgggacactgttacatAGTTCCCGCCACTTGACAAGAAGACTGCATCCAGAAATGCACCTCTGTTAGACTATGCAGCTCGAGAAATATTCCCTAATAATAGCACAAAccgctgcactctctgatacctttttcATCACTTCACACATATCTTCAGCCACAAGTCAGTCTGAAGGCAACACCCATTACCTAGACTacagccacatcaccactgTTTCAGAACACTGTTACACCATTTCCCGacgctacaccatacactccacgcttCTCTGCTACGctatccaacccttcgtgacacgccaTCCGGTGTATCACGACCTAGTACGGAGTACACtcatgtgaactctcttccatccacactacaataaacatcactacgatacacgtctcacggtgcatcgctacgtGACCTGGAGTACGCGTCACGCATACTTCTTTCACTACAAAACTTGTTATCATgacgcacatcacacggtgcatctTCATACAACTAGGAGTATGCTCCACGTGCACTCCCTTCATTCTATGCCACACTTCACTACAGTGCACGTCACGCAATGTGTCGATGCACTACACAGAGTATGTTCCacgtgtactctcttcacacctCATGCCGTATTACAactatggcatccatctcacgcccaCTTCACAGCAGATTCCACAATACTAcaaatcaagcccaacacttcacttcacaactacgcagtgaactccacaaatactaactacatAGTCTATagtccaaccaatcaactatgttaaacataaataattgggatagagggttataccatcgatgggATAACCCGTACGTCGCTCGCTACTCATCACAATCAAGCATCGAAGGAGCGTATGTGGTGGTAACACCACGTACGGTGGCTATCTACCACATAAAGTGGCGGTTTGGGCTTAAGTATAGCTAGGCAtggccttggaaaggctcatgatggcctcgtggtggtcaaaggtggagAAGCGCAGAGGCATCACCCCGTGAACAGGGAATCCAAAATGCTaggagtttgcttgaggtggaggaaagccatagaacttcatgggaagctaagGAAatgtagaggaagatgtggtggagctgtagtggcgaggtggtggccatacggtggctcacggtgGCGGATTGGCTACTTGAAGTGGatttcggccttggagagtaAGAGCAGTACATAGCTCTGTTGggcatgaaatttcttggggaaggttGTGGCGATGAGATGAACAATGTGGTGGTAGTGAAACACCATGGATAGCCGTGTACGGCAGCTTATGGTGGTGCAACCGAATCTATAGCTATGAAGACCCattggagaaaaagagagagttagaggaaaaggaggacatggagaggaagcccatgatgtggtgaatccattggtaGTGCTTGATGGTTATTTCAGTCGTGTATGGTGGCTCTAGGTGGAGGAAAaggcttgaagacccatttgcttggaggaagaaggagagggagaaggTGGTCGGTGTAGCTCACCACCGGTGCAGTAATGGTCGCCGGTGAGGGAGTTCATGCTGGAGGTGGAGCTAGGGCATGGCAGCTGGAGGTGGTGCCGATTGGGAGGCGTGAAGGTCACTCACGGTGGAGAAGAACAAGCACGGGCTGGACGTGcatgggagaaagagagaggaaagggaagagagaaaaagaagaaaggaaaaagtgaagggaaaagggTACGGGTTGGATATTTAATCCCAGTCTTATGATTCGGGATCCtcaaacactgatttgaaaacgcgtaagtagtttatttaaaataaaatactgtgaataattaagatagaatattattttataaactaaagtttataaaataatattcctacataattatttaaaatgataaagtatcattaattactcaaagaggataaaaccatttaaattaaatatgagttttcaacataaagttaaacctcttaatattttaaaacaactaaaatatttaatataagtaattatccataattataatattttcagagcctattaaaatattataattgtgttacatTAAAAACAAGtctatctaataatactgaaaatatcttctatcgatattttcataatatttaaaattttcgtaagcattaaaatatctatcttactttgaaaacTGCTGGATAACTTTCAGAATATGCCATCAAGGTACAATGCTTAGGATAAGGCTCAGCAAGCAGATCGAAGCTAGGCACGTCAAACAAGGCTCAACACATTAACCGAAGCTCAACACATAGATCAAGGCTTAGCATGTAGATCGAAGCGAAGCACGTATAACAAGGGTCAACACGTAGACTGAAGTTTGACACGTAGATCGAAGctcataaagaagaaaaaagaaggagcggatatcagattcagcttgggccatgcatgcccaTTACCCAGGCCATCAACCCTAGCCATACAGGACCATCGCTCAAGCCACTTGACTGGGCACCACAGCAGCAGCATGGCATCACCATTTGCCCACCATCAGGCCTAggcatggcaccatgccatgacCACCATCAGCAGGCCACACACAGCatcatgtcatgccatgcccacCACTAGATCAAcacatggcaccatgccatgccatgcaacTAGCCATCAAACTAGACCAGGACTACCCCAACCGTGGGACATGCACCATCATATCCCACCATGGGCCTTGCATGCCATGGCCATAGGGCCATTTATCCCTTATgttatttactttatttatttatttattttactaggGACCTTTTTGGGGATTCCAATTTGTAAGCTCTATAAATAGAACCCttagtaatttcattttcatcttttggCTTTTTGATCTTTTGACATTTTCCTTTGTGGAACAATTTGCTGTGTTCTTGTGAACACTTTCGGCGCTTTTGCACTTTGGCTCTTTTAGATGCAATTTCTGAATCCCAAGGAGAGGATTAACACCTTGCAATTCATGAACAGGTGTTGAATCTTTTTATCTATCTATCTTTGTTCTTCCATATatctttattcatatattttcctATTTGTTCTTATGTTTCTTTGCATATTAAACATATCCTAAGCCTTATTATTCATTCTTGATTTCTCAAAATATCTACAAATACCAAAAAGAATGTCTTCATCCTCCCTTGTTGAGTTGTTATCCTTTGTGTTCATACACTTTCTTGCGTGTTCATCAACTCTCCATTGTGTTCATATATTTTCTCGCATATTCCCATCTCCCAAACACCTCACACGCCTACTATATAGTCACCAACACTTCCCATATTTGTGGTTACCATAATCAAGCCTTCTTCAACTCCACCAACTGCCTTGGTCGAAATTCATCATTGCCTTACCAATTCCACCAATTAAGCCATTGCCTCCATCATTCCATACACATATCTTGCCTTAGGAATCATTAGACCTAGCCTCTTTCCTCCATTAAGCCCTAGTCGAAATTCCTAAGCCTCCTACACTTTAGGAAACTCTAGCCATTCTCCATAATTAGTTCCTACATCTTAGGAAATCCTAAATCCTTCCTTCCATATCCACATTCTGTCATTTTAGGAATCTTAGTCTTACTTGCCATATCAAATCCCTTCATTCTAGGAACTACCCCAGAATCACTCGAACTTTAAATCCCTCACTCCATTCTTGCCTTAGCCGAAATACCCTAATCCCTAAATCATCTCCTACCTTTTAGGAACTCATCTTCCATCTTCAAATCCATCCAAATTCGAAATACATCAATTGCCTTAGTCAAACTCCAAGTCCTAAACAACTCCCATTGATCTTATCATTTAGGATCAAACCCTAGCCACCTTACCCAACATACAAACCCTATCTTCCATCTCCAAATCCCTACACTCTAGGAACAATACTAGACTCATTCAAACACCATCCAATTTCATCCTCTTACCATATCCAAATCCTACCTTCCTCATCTTACCTTAGCCAATCCCTAAATTCAAGGAGCAATCCTAGACTCTTTCAACCACCTTCCAAACCCTAGCAACCCTAATACATCACTTTTCAATTTCGTAATCCCCTTTAGCCATCATCCAAAACCCTCTCTACACTTCACAATACCAACCCTAAGCATCATCCAAGTGGTGCCAACATCAAGGACAACCTTCAAGCTGTTCCACATTGCATCAAACACACCAAATCATCACTTAGATTACCCTactacatcatcatcatcatcacttccATCACTCAAACACTAAACATTCATCAACCTAGGGACCTTCCATTGccactgactcactcaaaaatgagtagcactaaagctatcccaagtgcaggaggatgtcgtgtaataattaggaataaattcctagatcgtctcctcagggaaagttacttagaaatcaaactcattgaaaaaggtgaaaaacttcacaaagagaaaataaaatgatggtatgtgcaatggatgggagaggacactagtcttagactagattcatatttttggattttgattgtcggatcggaatataaaggactaatagattaaacttagaaattgataaaactaaattaagaattaaactaaattaggaagtaattgacaaaacatgcactgaaattgaaaagccccaaaatcaatgttctagggttcatcattgtattcaaatcacaaattctcaaattaaaccaccgtaattgtaatcactattaaaatgaaagcttaacgaaatgataaaaaataaataacatgaattaaatgaataacaaataaattactcaaacgtctaaatcaaaattctccaaaataattcagaaactcaaaactgaaatgaaatagcaa
This genomic interval from Carya illinoinensis cultivar Pawnee chromosome 10, C.illinoinensisPawnee_v1, whole genome shotgun sequence contains the following:
- the LOC122278558 gene encoding uncharacterized protein LOC122278558; this translates as MSILFGKAWHKALSVDDRLRRVGIPIVSKCDCCCVGHYEDINHVLFEGDFPRKIWLTFSNLFGLPMGRNWEQHVSSWFRRAKSSSQVGYIVGLMPVIITWRLWRQRCLARMEGSLESYDMVIKSISFWVRSLGLMGEKFHTLSRFDGMILEALCIRPMPLKERTCKVVQWHKSPLGWFKLNTNGSSLGNPGSCGTGGVIRHATGQLVKAFASPSGMGSNNKAELLALLYGLRECTSLHLSNVIVEVDSMVIISWWHRGHCGVWYLEDYWDEIVVLAHSINCKFQHVLREGNKVADWLAKAGAVGVSSDYSNTSSMPRVLRGLIRLDLLGIPSIRCC